The Halorussus limi genome has a segment encoding these proteins:
- a CDS encoding helix-turn-helix domain-containing protein, which translates to MYEVCGEKELKVILALDPGDSISGVARKTDENRETIRRVVHRLEEAGYVAYDDGLHLVDQTIRDAGLEFLKAAADTSPPSISEAYVLPQFAGMEYAYTGIDAVYVWTRGGYQVARDPGDYPLFIAVQESDLDAWVAFFDRFRIPTAEERQSADDLDGSIQVIFEPRPQIEAEMVDGRPVIPLKETVAFANEHYAHFQSALDMLGRMYDSVDTDANYRPTNVEF; encoded by the coding sequence ATGTACGAAGTGTGCGGTGAGAAGGAACTCAAGGTCATCCTCGCGCTTGACCCGGGCGATTCCATCTCAGGCGTCGCACGGAAGACCGACGAGAATCGGGAGACGATCCGTCGCGTCGTGCATCGCCTCGAGGAGGCGGGATACGTCGCGTACGACGATGGACTCCATCTCGTCGATCAGACAATCCGAGACGCCGGTCTCGAGTTCCTGAAGGCGGCAGCAGACACCTCGCCACCGTCGATCTCAGAGGCGTACGTCCTCCCGCAATTCGCGGGGATGGAGTATGCTTATACCGGCATCGATGCGGTCTATGTCTGGACTCGCGGTGGCTACCAGGTTGCTCGCGACCCGGGGGATTATCCGCTGTTCATCGCCGTCCAGGAGTCCGACCTCGACGCCTGGGTGGCATTCTTCGACCGGTTCAGGATCCCGACTGCAGAGGAGCGTCAGTCCGCTGACGACCTCGATGGTTCGATACAGGTGATCTTCGAGCCGCGGCCACAGATCGAGGCCGAGATGGTCGACGGACGGCCCGTCATCCCACTCAAAGAAACCGTGGCGTTCGCAAACGAGCACTACGCGCACTTCCAGTCAGCACTCGACATGCTCGGCCGCATGTACGACAGCGTCGACACTGACGCGAACTACCGTCCAACTAACGTAGAGTTCTGA
- a CDS encoding low molecular weight phosphatase family protein, which translates to MTKIAFACVGNAGRSQMATAFAERERDRRGFQIDIVTGGTDPAESVHDEVIEALQEKGITISDHSPRRITAEDGMDANYIVTMGCSVDQFRPNEWNGEHRVWSLNASETREQRDEIEQRVAHLFDEIEN; encoded by the coding sequence ATGACAAAGATCGCATTCGCCTGCGTCGGAAACGCGGGTCGGAGCCAGATGGCGACAGCGTTCGCGGAACGAGAGCGTGACCGTCGTGGATTCCAAATTGACATCGTCACAGGAGGAACTGACCCCGCTGAGAGTGTCCATGATGAAGTCATCGAGGCACTCCAAGAGAAAGGAATTACTATTAGCGACCACTCTCCACGCAGAATTACCGCAGAGGACGGTATGGATGCAAATTACATCGTGACGATGGGTTGTTCCGTCGATCAATTCCGACCCAATGAGTGGAACGGTGAACATCGTGTTTGGTCACTAAATGCATCTGAGACGAGGGAGCAACGTGATGAAATTGAACAACGAGTCGCTCACCTATTCGATGAGATTGAGAATTGA
- a CDS encoding restriction endonuclease: protein MAVLDDLSGFEFEDVIEDVFRNLGYENVRQAERTADEGRDVIMEEVVDGTRCAIIVECKHTGTVGRPVVQKLHSAIATFDFDGPKRGMVVTTGRFTNPAQEYAGRLQQNDDPHLIELLDGEDLREIADEIGLDLYNGRIEILCDETLRPYDPAADVDAPVTEAFRDIENIEAADLPDPHSSVTFRPVVAVTADTNAVFETSVGVIHRINDRTRFVAHAERGQPKVVDEDAATLVTENLHATVDLDTEQFAEVFDDVEERRFGQTQTEYKEWAVERLQQHHTTTVTYTGDNNVTYNKTCEPNRSDISVQSIEPVYLPEVRQTTELQAYTYPYEYYAAGPSRVTAEDGIHRCVHCDTSGGDETYTYCPNCGAIACSSHIRTERLEGEPVCTGCAVTERFALKTKYFYDEQNLEAFREEYAEMPLHEKAMENKWLAGGSVVATILLVVGLLVIGGII from the coding sequence ATGGCTGTACTGGACGATCTCTCAGGGTTTGAGTTCGAGGACGTGATAGAGGACGTCTTCCGAAATCTCGGGTACGAGAACGTCCGTCAGGCCGAGCGAACCGCCGACGAGGGGCGGGACGTCATCATGGAGGAGGTCGTCGACGGCACCCGGTGCGCGATCATCGTGGAGTGCAAGCACACGGGGACGGTCGGGCGACCAGTCGTCCAGAAGCTCCACTCGGCGATCGCGACCTTCGACTTCGACGGCCCGAAACGCGGGATGGTCGTCACGACCGGCCGGTTTACGAACCCTGCTCAGGAGTACGCCGGCCGCCTCCAGCAGAACGACGACCCACATCTAATCGAGCTGCTCGATGGCGAGGATCTCCGGGAGATCGCCGACGAGATCGGCCTCGACCTCTACAACGGTCGCATCGAGATTCTCTGTGACGAGACGCTCCGCCCGTACGATCCGGCCGCCGATGTCGACGCGCCAGTCACGGAGGCGTTCCGCGACATCGAGAACATCGAGGCCGCCGACCTCCCAGACCCACACTCATCGGTGACGTTCCGCCCGGTGGTCGCGGTCACCGCGGACACGAACGCGGTCTTCGAGACGTCGGTGGGCGTCATCCACCGGATCAACGACCGGACGCGATTCGTTGCCCACGCCGAACGCGGGCAGCCGAAGGTCGTCGACGAAGACGCCGCAACGCTGGTCACCGAGAACCTTCACGCGACGGTCGACCTCGATACCGAGCAGTTCGCGGAGGTGTTCGATGACGTCGAGGAGCGCCGGTTCGGGCAGACCCAAACGGAGTACAAGGAGTGGGCCGTCGAGCGGCTCCAGCAGCATCACACGACGACGGTCACCTACACCGGCGACAACAACGTCACGTACAACAAGACCTGTGAGCCGAACCGCTCGGACATCTCCGTTCAGTCGATCGAACCGGTGTATCTCCCCGAGGTTCGCCAGACGACCGAACTCCAGGCGTACACCTACCCCTACGAGTATTACGCGGCAGGCCCCTCGCGAGTAACCGCCGAGGACGGCATCCATCGCTGCGTCCACTGTGACACGAGCGGCGGCGACGAGACGTACACGTACTGTCCGAACTGCGGGGCCATCGCCTGCTCCAGTCACATCAGAACGGAGCGGCTGGAAGGTGAGCCGGTCTGTACGGGCTGTGCAGTCACCGAGCGGTTCGCTTTGAAGACGAAGTACTTCTACGACGAACAGAATCTCGAGGCGTTCCGCGAGGAGTACGCCGAGATGCCGCTCCACGAAAAGGCGATGGAGAACAAGTGGCTGGCCGGGGGGAGCGTGGTCGCGACGATTCTGCTCGTCGTCGGCCTACTCGTCATCGGCGGCATCATCTGA
- a CDS encoding DUF6166 domain-containing protein, with amino-acid sequence MSGISDPRSRVQSRTSADPDVIYVGYRRRGRTIVEKQSDQEQLTPDRSLELANHSPSGFEWGYGGSGPAQLALALLLDYTDNEEVALAEYKAFKTEVVSQLECTEPDNCWRLTGHEIDTTLREIVDDPVAPSVN; translated from the coding sequence ATGAGTGGAATCAGCGACCCACGTTCGCGCGTACAGTCACGGACCTCGGCTGATCCCGACGTCATCTACGTCGGTTACCGTCGTCGAGGCCGCACCATCGTCGAGAAGCAATCGGACCAAGAACAGCTCACGCCAGATCGGAGTCTCGAGCTGGCGAATCACAGTCCTTCGGGCTTTGAATGGGGATATGGTGGGAGTGGGCCGGCGCAACTCGCACTCGCCCTCCTGCTCGATTACACTGACAATGAGGAGGTGGCACTGGCGGAGTACAAGGCGTTCAAGACCGAAGTGGTGAGCCAGCTAGAGTGTACAGAACCCGACAACTGCTGGCGACTCACCGGACACGAGATAGATACAACCCTTCGTGAGATAGTCGACGATCCAGTCGCACCGTCCGTCAACTAA
- a CDS encoding RNA-guided endonuclease InsQ/TnpB family protein, whose protein sequence is MEVIRTVQVKLDVPDKRCEDLHQTKDQFLHCANTTAKWAWRHPDDYCITSKQKAEKALYERLRGETKLTANLVQKGIRRAIEATKSGVARLKKGENTSQPHFDAWSVVYDKRSATFHRDHVSLSTVNGRVECDYVIPNNPDGTPIGEYLLNEDYEFRMSTLQYDRHSESFYLHARMRRVEHDEQEQSTTPSSDVHQNVSRPEDAKHRTVLGVDLNVDGSLAVTSTGAFIGNANEMNHRRREFEKTRGSMQRTGTRSAHLAIQSMNDREHRWMQDKLHQASTQILEEARDRGCTHIAFENLTDIRKRMAGAKRFHAWAFRRLHQYVEYKAKMFGIEVEQVSPAYTSQRCSSCGFTHETNRRSKHQFACQKCAYELNADYNASKNIAWKLMKRLHSGQTSSSGGAPCQCALTSGTLNLNGEFHAYSITESEGESTDKPTA, encoded by the coding sequence ATGGAGGTGATTCGCACTGTCCAAGTCAAACTCGACGTCCCCGACAAACGGTGCGAGGACCTCCATCAAACCAAAGACCAGTTCCTCCACTGTGCGAACACTACAGCAAAGTGGGCGTGGAGACACCCGGACGATTACTGTATAACCTCAAAACAGAAAGCTGAGAAAGCCCTCTACGAACGACTCCGTGGCGAGACGAAGTTGACCGCGAACCTCGTACAGAAGGGGATTCGACGCGCGATCGAGGCCACGAAAAGCGGTGTCGCTCGCCTCAAAAAAGGTGAGAACACGAGTCAACCACACTTCGATGCGTGGAGCGTCGTCTATGACAAACGCTCTGCGACGTTCCACCGCGACCACGTCTCCCTTTCAACGGTGAACGGTCGTGTTGAGTGCGACTACGTGATTCCTAACAATCCAGATGGAACACCGATTGGCGAGTATCTACTGAACGAGGACTACGAGTTTCGAATGTCCACGTTGCAGTACGACCGCCATTCAGAGTCGTTTTATCTCCATGCGCGGATGCGCCGAGTCGAACACGACGAGCAAGAACAGTCTACAACTCCTTCTTCCGACGTTCATCAGAACGTGTCGCGTCCTGAGGACGCCAAGCACCGAACAGTCCTTGGCGTGGACCTGAACGTGGACGGCTCGCTCGCGGTAACTTCAACGGGCGCATTCATCGGAAACGCCAACGAGATGAATCATCGACGCCGAGAGTTCGAGAAGACTCGCGGTTCGATGCAACGGACGGGGACGCGATCGGCGCACCTGGCGATTCAGTCGATGAACGACCGCGAACATCGCTGGATGCAAGACAAATTGCATCAGGCTTCGACTCAGATCCTCGAAGAAGCTCGTGACCGCGGCTGTACACATATCGCGTTCGAGAACTTGACAGATATTCGCAAGCGGATGGCTGGTGCGAAGCGATTCCACGCGTGGGCGTTCCGTCGTCTGCACCAATACGTCGAATACAAAGCAAAGATGTTTGGCATCGAGGTTGAGCAGGTGAGTCCGGCGTACACGTCTCAGCGGTGTTCATCGTGTGGGTTTACCCACGAGACTAATCGACGGTCGAAGCACCAGTTCGCGTGTCAGAAGTGCGCGTACGAACTGAACGCGGATTATAACGCGAGTAAGAACATTGCTTGGAAACTGATGAAGCGACTCCACTCGGGGCAGACGTCTTCGAGTGGAGGCGCACCCTGTCAGTGTGCGCTGACGTCAGGGACGTTGAACCTGAATGGCGAGTTCCATGCCTACTCTATTACAGAGTCAGAAGGGGAGTCCACTGACAAGCCCACGGCTTAG
- a CDS encoding DUF7344 domain-containing protein, whose protein sequence is MAGEPDSDEVVTSDASASPETQLPPLDILEIEPVYEVLAHSRRRYLCYTLLEDTEWSLTDLATKIAAWENDVPEHTVTEDQREEVYASLYHAHVPKLVDEGVITFDEATETITTARHADQVLTALKGIGASLDSEQETHAQSDMDEQEG, encoded by the coding sequence ATGGCAGGTGAACCCGACTCCGACGAGGTAGTAACATCCGATGCCTCCGCGTCACCGGAAACGCAACTGCCGCCGCTGGACATTTTGGAGATAGAGCCGGTGTACGAGGTATTGGCGCACTCCCGACGGCGCTACCTATGCTACACGCTTCTCGAAGACACCGAATGGTCGCTGACTGACTTGGCGACGAAAATCGCCGCGTGGGAGAACGACGTTCCTGAACACACCGTAACAGAAGACCAGCGTGAAGAGGTGTACGCCTCGCTATACCACGCCCACGTCCCGAAACTGGTTGACGAAGGCGTGATTACGTTCGATGAAGCAACCGAGACGATCACGACCGCCAGACACGCCGACCAAGTGTTGACCGCCCTTAAAGGGATAGGTGCCAGCCTCGACTCGGAGCAGGAAACGCACGCCCAGAGTGACATGGATGAGCAAGAGGGCTGA
- a CDS encoding HalOD1 output domain-containing protein yields the protein MELLEYYPEENTYRAFYGADQDPPSIAVVSAVAAVSDTEPTEMDSPLCATVDPDALNALASPRRTTEGDLHVTFAFHGYEVTISDYGCITIQPLSSTGKSPATGDSCDD from the coding sequence ATTGAGTTACTTGAATACTATCCGGAGGAGAACACGTACCGTGCCTTCTACGGCGCTGACCAAGACCCGCCAAGCATTGCTGTCGTAAGCGCAGTCGCAGCAGTCTCCGATACGGAGCCGACAGAGATGGACTCTCCCCTTTGCGCAACGGTTGACCCGGATGCCCTCAATGCTCTCGCGTCCCCACGACGAACTACGGAGGGCGATCTCCACGTGACGTTTGCATTCCACGGATATGAAGTCACAATAAGTGATTACGGGTGCATCACAATTCAACCATTGTCGTCTACTGGAAAATCGCCAGCTACAGGTGACTCATGTGATGACTGA
- a CDS encoding HalOD1 output domain-containing protein, with translation MAEDDLTSSANTHGTQVAQRQYEHNGQGELTTAIIYAIAEADGVSLSEVKSPPLYDSVDVPAIEKAFFGPNGAGDSRQGVGTVEFQYSDYLVKVQSDGWIRVYEPTEADHS, from the coding sequence ATGGCAGAAGACGACCTGACCAGCAGTGCCAATACGCACGGGACGCAGGTAGCACAGCGGCAATACGAACACAATGGCCAGGGGGAACTCACGACCGCAATCATCTACGCCATCGCAGAGGCCGACGGCGTCTCTCTGAGCGAGGTGAAATCGCCACCGCTGTACGACTCCGTGGACGTACCAGCGATCGAAAAGGCGTTCTTCGGGCCGAACGGAGCCGGGGATTCTCGGCAGGGCGTAGGGACTGTCGAGTTTCAGTACTCCGACTACCTCGTGAAAGTCCAGAGCGACGGATGGATACGGGTGTACGAGCCGACCGAAGCAGACCACTCGTAG
- a CDS encoding ArsR/SmtB family transcription factor, protein MSINLLQSNDDVNEARANIFSALGDPTRLRIFQTLVESDEPLNVSELCDRTGLGTNLVSHHLQCLKNCQLVDAERDGRKKYYEVSRPEAVEMLSLADDCIRQNIESVLGCEVVTEAETDER, encoded by the coding sequence ATGAGCATCAATCTCCTCCAATCGAACGACGACGTAAACGAGGCGCGTGCAAACATCTTCAGCGCGCTGGGGGATCCGACCAGACTCCGCATTTTCCAGACACTCGTTGAGTCAGACGAACCGCTCAACGTCAGCGAACTGTGCGACCGCACCGGGCTCGGGACGAATCTGGTTTCGCATCACCTCCAGTGTCTGAAGAACTGCCAGCTCGTCGATGCGGAACGCGACGGCCGCAAGAAGTACTATGAGGTGAGCCGGCCAGAAGCCGTCGAGATGCTCTCACTGGCCGATGATTGTATTCGCCAGAATATCGAGAGTGTTCTCGGGTGCGAAGTCGTTACCGAGGCAGAAACCGATGAGCGGTGA
- a CDS encoding IS5 family transposase has translation MDALPKSRLLRFVERAMVVARRAVARFSSRYSRKRFTLRQHVVLLCLKVKKTTTYRDLVDELIEMPRIRDALDLDSIPAPSTLCKAFDRLEMAVWRVLLNISLADLPLNGVTSIDASGFERAHASTHYTKRTNLTIRQLKTTLLVDTATNAVLDIHVTTTRKLDTQIAPQVVKRNAASIAILAGDKGYDDQTLRQVTWNHDIRPLIKHREFTSLHKAWNARLDSDLYRRRNMNETVNAAIKQKFGAFVRSRRWWKQFRELVIKCLVHNLERSLDVSHEDGGCP, from the coding sequence ATGGATGCTCTCCCGAAGTCACGGCTTCTTCGATTCGTTGAACGGGCTATGGTAGTGGCTCGTCGTGCTGTGGCACGGTTTTCGAGTCGCTATTCACGGAAGCGGTTCACGCTCCGACAACACGTTGTCCTCCTCTGTCTCAAAGTGAAGAAGACGACCACGTACCGCGACCTCGTTGACGAACTCATCGAGATGCCCCGCATCCGTGACGCCCTCGATCTCGATTCGATCCCTGCACCATCGACACTCTGCAAAGCTTTCGACCGCTTGGAGATGGCTGTCTGGCGAGTGTTACTGAATATCTCGCTTGCTGACTTGCCACTGAACGGTGTCACCAGCATCGATGCGTCCGGGTTTGAGCGAGCGCATGCCTCAACTCACTACACGAAGCGAACGAACCTCACCATTCGGCAGTTGAAGACAACGCTGTTGGTTGATACAGCGACCAACGCCGTTCTCGATATTCACGTAACGACGACACGAAAACTCGATACACAGATTGCGCCACAGGTGGTGAAACGGAACGCAGCATCCATCGCAATCCTGGCTGGTGACAAGGGATATGATGACCAGACGCTCCGGCAGGTCACCTGGAATCACGATATTCGACCACTCATCAAGCATCGTGAGTTCACCTCACTCCACAAGGCATGGAATGCACGGTTGGACAGCGATCTCTACCGAAGGCGGAACATGAACGAGACAGTCAACGCGGCGATCAAACAGAAATTCGGAGCATTCGTCCGGTCACGCCGCTGGTGGAAGCAGTTCCGCGAACTCGTTATCAAGTGCCTCGTTCACAATCTGGAGCGAAGCCTCGATGTTTCACACGAGGACGGCGGATGTCCGTGA
- a CDS encoding ATP-binding protein, with product MDQFVNRIDELDRLQTLYESGTAELAIIYGRRQIGKSELVRQSIADRDEAVYYQAVQGTATTQLRRFVEAAASTYPDITAVKEEWEPLLTYLTDRDAIIVIDEFPYLIESNGGLPSVIQHLWDTAVEESQATLVLTGSAIGMIHTHVLDGGAPLYGRISQTPNGRLELTQLPFRSIQEFVPTYDPEERVFVYGVFGGTPRYLSPLDPSQSFGENITRLLCDPDGPLHDEPETVLQMELNEVNTYFSVLESMASGNRSRNEIAQGAGIESTNTSYYFDRLETLQIIEKHHPALADPARSKRTRYKIRDPVFRFYFRYLYGREGQYELYGENAYADLIEPELPDFVSETFESLCHQAVPALYADYQLTQVPSQWWYKGQEVDVVAPTDESTLIAGEAKFTNTPLGYDVLADLEDDVEQIDWTPTGGGEPTYEFALFSRSGFKRSVEEAADERDDLRLFDLSDIVAILESGTTH from the coding sequence ATGGACCAGTTCGTCAATCGTATCGATGAACTCGATCGGTTGCAGACCCTCTATGAGAGTGGCACTGCAGAACTCGCAATCATCTATGGGCGGCGCCAGATCGGCAAGAGCGAACTCGTCCGCCAATCGATTGCCGACCGCGACGAAGCCGTGTACTATCAGGCAGTCCAAGGAACAGCGACGACACAGCTCAGGCGGTTCGTCGAGGCCGCAGCGTCGACCTATCCCGACATCACGGCCGTCAAAGAGGAGTGGGAACCGCTCTTAACGTATCTCACCGACAGAGACGCCATCATCGTTATCGACGAATTCCCGTACCTCATCGAATCGAACGGGGGACTTCCCTCTGTCATTCAACATCTGTGGGATACAGCTGTCGAAGAGAGTCAGGCGACGCTCGTACTCACAGGCTCTGCAATCGGCATGATCCATACCCACGTCCTCGATGGCGGTGCGCCACTCTACGGACGGATATCCCAGACACCGAATGGCCGCCTCGAACTCACCCAGCTGCCGTTTCGCTCCATCCAAGAGTTCGTGCCGACGTACGATCCCGAAGAACGGGTGTTCGTCTATGGCGTCTTCGGCGGTACACCCCGATATCTCAGCCCGCTCGATCCATCACAGAGCTTCGGAGAGAACATCACGCGGCTGCTGTGCGACCCGGATGGCCCACTCCACGACGAGCCCGAAACCGTCCTCCAGATGGAGCTCAACGAGGTGAACACGTATTTTTCGGTTCTGGAGTCGATGGCCAGCGGGAACCGCAGTCGAAACGAGATCGCCCAGGGAGCCGGCATCGAGAGCACCAACACGTCGTACTACTTCGACCGGCTGGAAACCCTCCAGATCATCGAGAAACATCATCCGGCACTCGCCGATCCGGCGCGCAGCAAGCGGACTCGATACAAGATTCGAGATCCCGTATTCCGGTTTTACTTCCGGTATCTCTACGGCCGCGAGGGACAGTATGAACTCTACGGCGAGAACGCCTATGCAGATCTCATCGAACCGGAATTGCCCGACTTCGTCAGCGAAACGTTCGAATCGCTCTGTCACCAGGCAGTGCCGGCGCTCTATGCAGACTACCAGCTCACACAGGTGCCAAGCCAGTGGTGGTACAAGGGCCAGGAAGTAGATGTCGTCGCACCAACTGACGAGTCAACGCTGATCGCTGGCGAAGCGAAATTTACCAACACCCCCCTCGGCTATGACGTGCTCGCGGACCTCGAAGACGACGTGGAGCAAATCGATTGGACACCCACCGGAGGTGGTGAGCCGACGTATGAATTCGCCTTGTTCAGCCGCTCCGGGTTCAAACGCTCCGTCGAGGAAGCTGCAGACGAGCGTGATGATCTCCGGCTATTCGATCTCTCCGATATCGTTGCCATTCTCGAGAGTGGAACCACCCATTAA
- a CDS encoding DUF7567 family protein yields the protein MSLEVLDRHSEALFEFLWCPVCGQEVFTHIPFEGVFCKNCNTQVELQESRETRGYEEAVLACFDSTTTWNLHVDEKLRRDLPDGSARVKILGAPGAYKVDWWSPEPGEDWEPVERAEFDDVEEPSEVSHLA from the coding sequence ATGAGTCTCGAAGTACTTGACCGACACAGTGAGGCACTGTTCGAGTTCCTCTGGTGCCCCGTCTGCGGGCAGGAGGTCTTCACTCACATCCCCTTCGAGGGGGTGTTCTGCAAGAACTGCAACACCCAGGTTGAACTCCAAGAATCCCGAGAAACACGCGGCTACGAGGAGGCCGTGCTCGCCTGCTTCGATTCAACCACGACCTGGAACCTCCACGTCGACGAGAAGCTACGTCGCGACCTGCCTGATGGGTCGGCACGAGTGAAGATTCTCGGCGCACCGGGCGCCTACAAGGTCGACTGGTGGAGTCCAGAGCCGGGTGAGGACTGGGAACCTGTGGAGCGTGCAGAGTTCGACGACGTCGAGGAACCATCAGAGGTGTCGCACCTGGCGTAG
- a CDS encoding RNA-guided endonuclease InsQ/TnpB family protein, which produces MASEAWRHIDILRQIRNHAVRDYYQTASGQRPSDYDQHDRLTEWTDRWPTFADPSQHAAQQAISQIHDDIETLQERRDEGYNTGRLNWQGTGEFRSVSYNQPRRWNVDHNTGDDRLVRFRLEKIGWFKLRAERAVPPAEAIDEVVLKKEPTGEWFVSLVTTVEDTPEKPPLSEIEPGNCVGIDLGITSYIHTSENLSVDTLELSDEYDRYAREQRKLARKKHGSAKWENQRQNVAKAKREIKRKVLDYQHKLTTWVVTKYDVVAVEDLDVKPMLETSQNAKNKQDAAWTRFLDLLEYKADLHGTHIVLVEPEGTTKECAVCGVETVKPIWVREHSCPACGHTEDRDLNATKNILSRGLQQIGAGRSESTPVQTALPTFTPQREVVDAKRVVEAGSPGA; this is translated from the coding sequence GTGGCGAGCGAGGCGTGGCGACACATCGACATCCTCCGCCAGATTCGTAACCATGCCGTCCGAGACTACTATCAAACAGCCTCCGGTCAGCGACCATCTGACTACGACCAGCACGACAGGCTCACAGAATGGACAGACCGCTGGCCGACGTTTGCGGACCCATCACAACATGCCGCACAACAGGCCATCAGCCAGATTCACGACGACATAGAAACGCTACAAGAGCGCCGCGATGAAGGCTACAACACTGGGCGGTTGAACTGGCAAGGAACTGGTGAATTCCGGTCGGTGTCGTACAATCAACCCCGTCGCTGGAACGTGGATCACAACACGGGCGACGACCGACTCGTGCGATTCCGACTCGAAAAGATTGGCTGGTTCAAACTCCGAGCAGAACGCGCAGTACCACCAGCAGAGGCCATTGACGAAGTAGTCCTCAAAAAAGAGCCAACCGGTGAGTGGTTCGTCTCACTCGTAACAACCGTGGAGGACACACCAGAGAAACCGCCACTAAGTGAGATTGAACCCGGAAACTGTGTTGGAATTGATCTCGGCATCACCAGCTACATCCACACATCCGAGAATCTGTCTGTGGATACGCTGGAGTTGTCCGATGAGTACGACCGCTACGCACGCGAACAGCGAAAACTTGCTCGGAAAAAACACGGCTCTGCCAAATGGGAGAACCAACGGCAGAACGTTGCCAAAGCGAAACGTGAAATTAAGCGCAAGGTGCTGGACTACCAGCACAAACTCACGACGTGGGTTGTCACAAAGTACGATGTTGTGGCTGTCGAAGACTTGGATGTGAAGCCGATGCTGGAGACCAGCCAGAATGCTAAAAACAAACAAGACGCCGCATGGACGAGGTTTCTTGACCTGCTGGAGTACAAAGCCGACCTGCACGGCACGCATATTGTTTTAGTCGAGCCAGAAGGGACGACAAAAGAGTGCGCAGTTTGTGGTGTCGAAACAGTCAAACCAATCTGGGTGCGCGAGCACTCGTGTCCAGCGTGCGGGCATACCGAAGACCGTGATCTCAACGCGACAAAGAATATTCTCAGTCGAGGACTTCAACAGATAGGAGCGGGACGCTCCGAATCAACGCCTGTGCAGACTGCGCTCCCTACGTTCACACCTCAGCGAGAGGTTGTGGATGCAAAGCGCGTCGTTGAAGCAGGAAGCCCCGGGGCTTGA
- a CDS encoding DUF7568 family protein encodes MPRITNWRRESRSPTLAYRNTETSARAVLHRAPDSYRYKWRGVILVDGYPVWSRGYETKDAKSFRDELRERPAPDLSCPECPNDDVRVGEKAADGAKVQRWYDCPDCGYEAPSRIVYGAER; translated from the coding sequence ATGCCCCGTATCACCAACTGGCGACGCGAAAGCCGCTCGCCGACACTCGCGTATCGGAACACCGAGACCAGTGCGCGAGCCGTCCTACATCGAGCCCCGGACTCCTACCGGTACAAATGGCGCGGAGTGATTCTCGTCGACGGCTACCCGGTCTGGTCGCGGGGGTATGAGACGAAGGACGCGAAGTCGTTCCGTGACGAGCTCCGGGAGCGGCCCGCTCCGGACCTCAGCTGTCCGGAGTGTCCGAACGACGACGTTCGCGTCGGCGAGAAGGCAGCAGACGGGGCGAAGGTCCAGCGGTGGTACGACTGTCCCGACTGTGGGTACGAAGCCCCCTCACGCATCGTCTACGGCGCTGAACGGTGA